In Crassostrea angulata isolate pt1a10 chromosome 6, ASM2561291v2, whole genome shotgun sequence, a genomic segment contains:
- the LOC128187999 gene encoding multiple epidermal growth factor-like domains protein 10 — MINCESVLVSVIICTWSIHEGCHVNDWPNSCQANFMIGSQGCEPCATGSYGCNCSVRCLDNTYGHGCYHVCNCSADEYCDPVEGCTINGSTINQTKELHNTTQYPLNVRRNNLTIPYAKGDAYQLLKVVGITIAPLLVLGVIFNVFCFCVLHRRKSDKFSLGTEAKSKENVRASGTDEVNKDVCSYLTISDRSARSYADVNYDDIEERDKSPTTSICSIKGKTSNECDAINVSEGDLNPCVKTDQKVKSGCQRSSDYEEMNFPTKT, encoded by the exons ATGATTAATTGTGAAAGTGTATTAGTGAGTGTCATTATATGCACGTGGAGTATCCATGAAGGATGTCATGTAAATGATTG GCCAAATTCCTGTCAAGCCAACTTTATGATAGGATCTCAGGGCTGCGAAC CTTGCGCAACTGGTAGTTATGGGTGTAACTGTTCTGTACGGTGCTTAGATAATACATATGGTCATGGATGTTACCATGTTTGTAACTGTTCTGCAGATGAATATTGCGATCCTGTTGAAGGTTGCACAATCAACGGTAGTACAATAAACCAAACAAAAG AGCTGCATAACACTACGCAATACCCGCTGAACGTTAGGAGGAATAATTTAACTATTCCATATGCAAAGGGTGATGCATACCAATTGCTGAAAGTTGTCGGAATTACCATAGCCCCACTACTGGTGCTAGGTGTTATATTTAACGTGTTTTGCTTTTGTGTCTTACACAG ACGGAAATCAGACAAATTTTCCCTTggaacag AAGCAAAATCTAAAGAAAATGTACGTGCATCTGGGACTGATGAAGTAAACAAAGATGTTTGTTCGTATCTAACAATAAGTGACAGGTCTGCAAGATCTTATGCAGATGTAAACTATGACGACATAGAAGAGAGGGATAAGAGTCCTACTACCTCAATTTGCAGCATAAAAGGAAAAACTAGCAACGAATGTGACGCCATCAATGTGTCAGAGGGTGATTTGAATCCTTGTGTAAAGACTGATCAGAAGGTGAAATCAGGCTGTCAAAGATCCAGTGATTATGAGGAAATGAACTTCCCTACTAAAACCTAA